The following coding sequences lie in one Lolium perenne isolate Kyuss_39 chromosome 2, Kyuss_2.0, whole genome shotgun sequence genomic window:
- the LOC139829816 gene encoding uncharacterized protein, with the protein MPGEAAAVTVPAYRTLIHRLASTGGVDAVHDALAAALSALAPASLHPLYVACIRAFARAGHLQAAVDAFERMDLFACPPQAPAYNAIMDALVRAHHHHQAHKVYVRMLAAGLAPDLHTHTIRLRSFCLTARPHVALRLLRALPDRGCHARPVAYCTVVSGLYAHGHAHDARCLFDEMLRGPSPFPDIATFNKVLHDLCKKGDISEAAALLPKVLKRGMSLNRFTYNIWIRGLCECSRLAQAVALVEDIMDEHITLTPDVVTYNTLIRGLCKGSRAREAAQYLRRMMNRGCTPDDFTYNTIIDGYCKMGLMQEATELLRDAVFKGFVPDRVTYCSLINGLCAAGDVERALELFNEAQAKELNPDLVVYNSLIKGLCRQGLILQALQVMNEMSEGGCHPDIWTYNIVINGLCKMGNVSDATVVMNDAIFKGYLPDVFTFNTLIDGYCKRFKLDSALQLVERMWTYGIMPDAITYNSVLNGLCKAGKANEVNETFKEMTLKGCHPNTITYNILIENFCKSGKLEDASGVIVRMSQQGLTPDAVSFNTLIHGFCRNGELEGAYILFQKMEERGYSATADTFNILIGAYCSKLNMQMAENIFDEMVRKGYKPDSYTYRVLIDGSCKTANVDCAYERLVKMVNDGFVPSMATFGRVINTLAMNHQISEAVGIIHIMVRIGVVPEVVDTILSADKKKIAAPKILVEDLMKKGHISYPTYEVLHEGVRDNKLNRKHQQIEYI; encoded by the coding sequence ATGCCAGGCGAAGCCGCCGCTGTGACGGTCCCGGCGTACCGCACGCTCATCCACCGCCTCGCTTCCACCGGCGGCGTCGATGCCGTCCACGACGCGCTCGCCGCCGCGCTCTCCGCCCTCGCCCCCGCCTCCCTCCACCCGCTCTATGTCGCCTGCATACGCGCCTTCGCCCGCGCCGGCCACCTGCAGGCCGCCGTCGACGCCTTCGAGCGCATGGACCTCTTCGCCTGcccgccgcaggcccccgcctACAACGCCATCATGGACGCCCTCGTCCgcgcccaccaccaccaccaggccCACAAGGTCTACGTCCGGATGCTCGCCGCCGGCCTCGCCCCGGACCTCCACACCCACACCATCCGCCTCCGCTCCTTCTGCCTCACCGCCCGCCCGCACGTCGCCCTCCGCCTCCTGCGCGCCCTGCCAGACCGCGGATGCCACGCCAGGCCCGTCGCCTACTGCACCGTCGTGTCTGGCCTCTACGCGCACGGCCACGCCCACGACGCACGTTGCCTGTTCGACGAAATGCTGCGCGGACCTTCACCATTCCCTGACATTGCTACTTTCAACAAGGTCCTGCATGATCTCTGCAAGAAAGGGGACATCTCCGAGGCCGCCGCGCTCCTCCCCAAGGTTCTCAAGCGGGGGATGTCCCTCAACCGGTTCACCTACAACATCTGGATCAGGGGGCTCTGCGAGTGCAGCAGGTTGGCCCAAGCCGTTGCGCTTGTGGAAGATATCATGGACGAACACATCACTCTCACGCCAGACGTCGTGACCTACAACACCCTCATCCGTGGCCTTTGCAAGGGCTCCAGAGCACGGGAAGCTGCGCAGTATCTTCGTAGGATGATGAACCGGGGCTGCACGCCAGATGATTTCACCTACAACACTATCATCGATGGGTACTGCAAGATGGGCCTGATGCAAGAGGCTACCGAGCTCCTAAGAGATGCCGTCTTCAAAGGTTTTGTGCCGGACCGGGTCACGTACTGCTCCTTGATCAACGGGCTGTGCGCTGCGGGTGACGTCGAGAGGGCGCTGGAGCTGTTTAATGAGGCTCAGGCAAAAGAACTGAATCCCGATCTTGTCGTCTACAACTCTCTTATCAAGGGGCTCTGTCGCCAAGGGCTCATCTTGCAGGCCTTGCAGGTCATGAACGAGATGTCTGAAGGCGGCTGCCATCCCGACATTTGGACATACAACATTGTTATCAACGGGCTATGCAAAATGGGAAATGTTTCAGATGCTACAGTTGTCATGAACGATGCCATTTTCAAAGGATACCTTCCTGACGTCTTCACCTTCAACACATTGATCGATGGCTACTGCAAGAGGTTCAAGCTGGACAGTGCTCTTCAGCTGGTTGAAAGGATGTGGACATACGGCATCATGCCTGATGCCATCACATACAATTCCGTTCTCAATGGCCTCTGCAAGGCCGGGAAGGCCAACGAAGTCAACGAAACATTCAAAGAGATGACCCTTAAAGGATGTCACCCAAACACTATTACCTACAACATACTCATAGAGAATTTCTGCAAGTCCGGTAAACTGGAAGATGCCTCTGGGGTGATAGTGAGGATGAGTCAACAAGGACTAACCCCTGACGCTGTCAGTTTCAACACACTTATTCATGGATTCTGTAGGAATGGTGAGCTTGAGGGAGCTTACATACTGTTTCAGAAAATGGAGGAAAGAGGCTACTCCGCAACAGCTGATACATTTAATATCCTAATTGGTGCCTACTGCAGTAAGCTGAATATGCAAATGGCTGAAAATATTTTTGATGAAATGGTCAGAAAGGGCTATAAACCTGATTCATATACCTATCGTGTCCTGATTGATGGATCATGCAAGACTGCAAATGTCGACTGTGCATACGAGCGTCTCGTGAAGATGGTAAATGACGGTTTCGTTCCTTCGATGGCAACTTTTGGTCGTGTAATAAACACACTCGCAATGAACCATCAGATTTCAGAAGCTGTTGGAATTATTCATATTATGGTGAGAATTGGAGTTGTTCCTGAGGTTGTAGATACCATCTTGAGTGCTGATAAGAAGAAGATAGCTGCACCAAAGATACTTGTTGAGGACTTGATGAAGAAAGGTCATATTAGTTACCCTACTTATGAAGTGCTGCATGAAGGAGTGAGAGATAACAAGTTAAATAGAAAGCATCAACAAATAGAGTATATTTAA